From the Manis pentadactyla isolate mManPen7 chromosome 7, mManPen7.hap1, whole genome shotgun sequence genome, one window contains:
- the LOC118922657 gene encoding uncharacterized protein LOC118922657 — MRPQPLPHVSSGVRSPPLLLRPKSRMAVLRAGHREPRGVSTDPPPRRLQARLASSERVLPIAPSLSFQVQLRCSVTVTEPGSWRPPPPPPRQQRLPPRRMRLARGTYLAKCAPGLSCMDFLLVVHPERKKPREQLASSRIPGAQSTNAAQASSPPSPIPPCFSPPFHLPNARRRRAELQQQVQKVLRGVSCLSLCLTFLPPRPLGLLRSTPATHQPRRKMSPKESVQVDLPGRRASLVEQREASRARLRRFDEGEERGHRCLASASLGPGSTRAWEKRETEREAGKEGEPSGTRRNWLSSGGYWVTRPAKPRGGIFKLHFRLFICANQMLTLQALICHLANLPKSQAVSLLQVSPQLLFASSENDRKDLDPFSECQHLET, encoded by the exons ATGCGGCCACAGCCGCTGCCCCACGTCTCTTCAGGGGTCCGGTCACCGCCTCTACTCCTTCGGCCCAAGTCACGGATGGCGGTGCTGCGCGCTGGGCACCGGGAGCCGAGGGGCGTTAGTACAGATCCGCCTCCCCGTCGTCTACAGGCACGCCTGGCGTCTTCCGAACGCGTTCTGCCAATCGCCCCTTCACTCTCTTTTCAAGTTCAGCTCAGGTGCAGCGTGACAGTTACGGAGCCCGGGAGCtggcggccgccgccgccgccgccgcggcagCAGCGTCTGCCTCCGCGCAGAATGCGCCTCGCCCGCGGTACATACCTGGCAAAGTGCGCGCCGGGGCTGAGTTGCATGGACTTTCTCCTCGTCGTGCACCCGGAAAGGAAAAAGCCGAGAGAGCAGCTCGCTAGCAGCCGAATCCCAGGCGCCCAGAGCACAAATGCAGCTCAAGCGAGCTctcccccttcccccatcccccCGTGCTTCTCTCCTCCTTTTCACCTTCCAAACGCCAGGCGCAGGCGAGCCGAGCTGCAGCAACAAGTTCAAAAG GTTCTGAGAGGCGTCTCCTGCCTTTCCCTCTGCTtgacctttctcccaccccgccccCTCGGGCTCCTGCGCTCCACCCCAGCCACCCACCAGCCCCGGCGCAAAATGTCACCGAAGGAGAGCGTCCAGGTGGATCTGCCGGGGAGGAGAGCGAGCCTGGTGGAACAAAGGGAAGCTTCACGCGCTCGGCTGCGGCGGTTCGATGAAGGAGAGGAGCGCGGGCACCGGTGCCTGGCTTCCGCCTCCCTGGGACCTGGTTCAACGCGAGCGTGGGAAAAaagggaaacagagagagaggctgggaAGGAGGGTGAGCCGAGCGGAACGCGCAGGAATTGGTTGTCTTCTGGGGGCTACTGGGTGACAAGACCTGCAAAACCCCGCGGCGGaatttttaagttgcatttccgtCTCTTTATTTGTGCAAACCAGATGTTAACGTTGCAGGCGTTAATATGTCATCTAGCCAACTTGCCGAAAAGTCAGGCAGTCTCCTTGCTCCAGGTCTCGCCGCAACTCCTTTTCGCGTCCTCTGAGAATGACAGGAAGGATTTAGATCCCTTTTCTGAATGTCAGCATCTAGAGACGTAA